A single region of the Ancylobacter novellus DSM 506 genome encodes:
- the nadC gene encoding carboxylating nicotinate-nucleotide diphosphorylase, producing MTLPPLPRLLVEPVVRAALLEDLGRAGDVTTDSVIPVEARFDAVIASRQTGVIAGIDAAVIAFELIDPSLSIVVERRDGTSVGPGDVVMRLNGSARAILTAERVALNIACRMSGVATATAGLVEIARQHGKAHIVCTRKTTPGLRALEKHAVKAGGGSNHRFGLDDAVLIKDNHIAVAGGVAPAIRAAKANAGHMVKIEVEVDTLNQLEEAMAEGVDAVLLDNMTPPVLKEAVSIVGGRALTEASGRVSRETVGPIAASGVDLISVGWITHSAPILDLGLDAASV from the coding sequence ATGACCCTCCCCCCTCTTCCCCGCCTGCTGGTCGAGCCGGTCGTGCGCGCCGCGCTGCTGGAGGACCTTGGCCGCGCCGGCGACGTGACGACCGATTCCGTCATCCCCGTGGAAGCCCGCTTCGACGCGGTGATCGCCTCGCGCCAGACCGGCGTCATCGCCGGCATCGACGCGGCGGTGATCGCCTTCGAGCTGATCGATCCGAGTCTTAGCATCGTCGTCGAGCGCCGCGACGGGACGAGCGTCGGGCCGGGCGACGTGGTGATGCGGCTTAACGGTTCGGCGCGTGCCATCCTCACCGCCGAGCGGGTGGCGCTCAACATCGCCTGCCGCATGTCGGGGGTGGCCACCGCCACCGCCGGCCTGGTCGAGATCGCCCGCCAGCACGGCAAGGCGCACATCGTCTGCACCCGCAAGACCACGCCGGGCCTGCGCGCGCTGGAGAAGCACGCGGTGAAGGCGGGCGGTGGCTCCAACCACCGCTTCGGCCTCGACGACGCGGTGCTGATCAAGGACAACCACATCGCGGTCGCCGGCGGCGTCGCGCCGGCCATCCGCGCCGCCAAGGCCAATGCCGGCCACATGGTGAAGATCGAGGTCGAGGTCGACACCCTCAACCAGCTCGAGGAAGCGATGGCGGAGGGCGTCGACGCGGTGCTGCTCGACAACATGACGCCGCCGGTGCTGAAGGAGGCGGTGAGCATCGTCGGCGGGCGGGCGCTGACGGAAGCTTCCGGCCGCGTCTCGCGCGAGACGGTCGGGCCGATCGCGGCGAGCGGGGTGGACCTGATCTCGGTCGGCTGGATCACCCATTCCGCGCCGATCCTCGATCTGGGGCTGGACGCGGCGAGCGTGTGA
- a CDS encoding energy-coupling factor ABC transporter ATP-binding protein: MHGDSLLLENVTLRRGGRVVLDSVSLDLSERRIGLIGNNGSGKSSLIRLLNGLLTADEGRVVVHGLDAKEKAAELPRKVGFIFQNPDHQIIFPTVAEEVAFSLEQAGMPRREAAKEAIPALARFGRDHWAERPVHALSEGEKQFLCIIAVLVMQPAVLVLDEPFSSLDLPTRRRLEALIAGLPQQVILIAHELDAFAGYDRVIWLHEGKVAMDGAPEAVITAYRAFVEAGG; this comes from the coding sequence TTGCATGGAGACTCCCTCCTCCTCGAAAACGTCACCCTGCGCCGCGGCGGGCGGGTGGTGCTCGATTCCGTCAGCCTCGACCTCTCCGAGCGGCGCATCGGCCTGATCGGCAATAACGGCTCGGGCAAGAGCTCGCTCATCCGCCTGCTCAACGGCCTTCTGACCGCCGACGAGGGCCGCGTCGTCGTGCATGGGCTCGATGCGAAGGAGAAGGCCGCCGAGCTGCCGCGCAAGGTCGGCTTCATCTTCCAGAACCCCGACCACCAGATCATCTTCCCGACCGTCGCCGAGGAAGTCGCCTTCAGCCTCGAGCAGGCGGGCATGCCGCGCCGCGAGGCGGCCAAGGAGGCGATCCCGGCCCTCGCCCGCTTCGGTCGCGACCACTGGGCCGAGCGGCCGGTGCATGCGCTCTCCGAGGGCGAAAAACAGTTCCTCTGCATCATCGCCGTGCTGGTGATGCAGCCCGCCGTGCTGGTGCTGGACGAACCCTTCTCCAGCCTCGACCTGCCCACCCGCCGCCGGCTTGAGGCGCTGATCGCCGGCCTGCCGCAGCAGGTCATCCTCATCGCCCACGAACTCGACGCCTTCGCAGGCTACGACCGGGTGATCTGGTTGCATGAGGGCAAGGTGGCGATGGACGGCGCGCCGGAGGCGGTGATCACCGCCTACCGCGCCTTCGTGGAGGCGGGCGGATGA
- a CDS encoding energy-coupling factor transporter transmembrane component T family protein: MISLYLPERTWLHGIPAGWKLIALALVSLTVAPFDNPSLMAGLVAAVLALYASLGRAALAQIALLRPLWPLFLILLALHWWRGDVLLGAVVILRILAMVLLANAVTMTTRMDAMMDAVEPLLRPLALFGVAPRAVALAVAMMIRFVPLLFALWEALNESWRARTGRRGGWRLLAPFCIQTLRMSHHTAEALAARGGAPRGERR; encoded by the coding sequence ATGATCTCGCTCTACCTTCCCGAGCGCACCTGGCTGCACGGCATTCCCGCCGGCTGGAAGCTGATCGCGCTGGCGCTCGTCAGCCTCACCGTGGCGCCCTTCGACAATCCGTCGCTGATGGCGGGCCTCGTCGCCGCGGTGCTCGCCCTCTACGCCTCGCTCGGCCGCGCGGCGCTGGCGCAGATCGCGCTGCTGCGCCCGCTCTGGCCGCTCTTCCTCATATTGCTGGCGCTGCACTGGTGGCGCGGCGATGTCCTCCTCGGCGCCGTCGTCATCCTCCGCATTCTCGCCATGGTACTGCTGGCCAATGCGGTGACCATGACCACCCGCATGGATGCGATGATGGACGCGGTCGAGCCGCTGCTGCGCCCGCTCGCCCTATTCGGTGTCGCGCCACGCGCGGTGGCCCTCGCCGTGGCGATGATGATCCGCTTCGTGCCGCTGCTCTTCGCGCTGTGGGAGGCGCTGAACGAATCCTGGCGCGCCCGCACCGGAAGGCGCGGCGGCTGGCGCCTGCTCGCGCCTTTCTGTATCCAGACTTTGAGAATGTCGCATCATACCGCCGAGGCGCTGGCCGCGCGCGGCGGCGCCCCGCGAGGAGAGAGAAGATGA
- a CDS encoding biotin transporter BioY, which produces MKDRSLVQIALYAAIFAVLGLLPRFDLPIAGGVPITAQSMGAMLAGVMLGGWRGALSIVLLLFVVALGAPLLAGGRGGLGVFFTPSVGFLFGWVAAAFVAGWIMQKLRKAPVFPAALVASVVGGILVLYAFGIVGMAAMGNLTLKEAAIACLVFIPGDTIKAVLVALIAQTVARGMPEALLSRNA; this is translated from the coding sequence ATGAAGGACCGCAGCCTCGTCCAGATCGCCCTCTATGCGGCGATCTTCGCCGTGCTCGGCCTGTTGCCGCGCTTCGACCTGCCGATCGCCGGCGGCGTCCCGATCACCGCCCAGAGCATGGGCGCGATGCTGGCGGGCGTGATGCTCGGCGGCTGGCGCGGGGCACTCTCCATCGTGCTGCTGCTCTTCGTGGTGGCGCTCGGCGCGCCGCTGCTGGCCGGCGGGCGCGGCGGGCTCGGCGTGTTCTTCACGCCCTCGGTCGGCTTCCTGTTCGGCTGGGTCGCCGCCGCCTTCGTCGCCGGCTGGATCATGCAGAAGCTGCGCAAGGCGCCGGTCTTCCCCGCCGCGCTGGTCGCCTCGGTGGTCGGCGGCATCCTCGTGCTCTACGCCTTCGGCATCGTCGGCATGGCCGCGATGGGCAACCTGACCCTCAAGGAAGCCGCCATTGCCTGCCTCGTCTTCATCCCCGGCGACACGATCAAGGCGGTGCTGGTGGCGCTGATCGCCCAGACGGTGGCACGCGGCATGCCGGAGGCGCTGCTCTCGCGCAACGCCTGA
- the nadA gene encoding quinolinate synthase NadA, with product MLDLDVAARMGTTEDFAPDLAPANAPSSPSALPLAHLYERVSKHVTPAEWPLIVRDVEAIERLKKQRNAVVLGHNYQAPEIFNTVADIVGDSLALAREAVTVDADVIVMAGVHFMAETAKLLNPSKIVLMPDMEAGCSLAESITAEDIRLLRQRYPGVPVVTYVNTSAEVKAESDYCCTSGNAVKVVRAVAKEWGVNRILMLPDEYLARNVQKEVPEIELIAWKGHCEVHERFTPQDIRDLRENHPGVVVLAHPECPPEVVAAADYAGSTAGMADYVRDEKPARVVLITECSMADNVAVNHPDVEFVRPCNLCPHMRRITLPNIRRALETMGHQVEIDPAVADRARLAVERMLAIR from the coding sequence ATGCTGGATCTCGACGTCGCCGCCCGCATGGGAACCACTGAGGATTTCGCCCCCGACCTGGCGCCCGCCAACGCGCCTTCCAGTCCCAGTGCCTTGCCGCTGGCGCATCTCTATGAGCGCGTGTCGAAGCACGTCACCCCGGCCGAATGGCCGCTGATCGTGCGCGACGTCGAGGCGATCGAGAGGCTGAAGAAGCAGCGCAATGCCGTGGTGCTCGGCCACAACTACCAGGCGCCGGAAATCTTCAACACGGTGGCCGACATCGTCGGCGATAGCCTCGCGCTCGCCCGCGAGGCTGTGACGGTCGATGCCGACGTCATCGTCATGGCCGGTGTGCATTTCATGGCCGAGACGGCCAAGCTGCTGAACCCTTCCAAGATCGTGCTGATGCCGGACATGGAAGCGGGCTGCTCGCTCGCCGAGAGCATCACTGCGGAGGATATCCGCCTGCTGCGCCAGCGTTATCCGGGCGTGCCGGTGGTCACCTATGTCAACACCTCGGCCGAGGTGAAGGCCGAGAGCGACTATTGCTGCACCTCCGGCAATGCCGTGAAGGTGGTGCGCGCCGTGGCGAAGGAATGGGGCGTCAACCGCATCCTCATGCTGCCGGACGAGTACCTCGCCCGCAACGTGCAGAAGGAAGTGCCGGAGATCGAGCTTATCGCCTGGAAGGGCCATTGCGAGGTGCATGAGCGCTTCACCCCGCAGGACATTCGCGACCTGCGCGAGAACCATCCCGGCGTCGTGGTGCTGGCGCACCCCGAATGCCCGCCGGAGGTGGTGGCGGCGGCCGACTATGCGGGCTCCACGGCCGGCATGGCCGACTATGTGCGCGACGAGAAACCGGCGCGGGTGGTGCTGATCACTGAATGCTCCATGGCCGACAATGTCGCGGTGAACCATCCCGACGTCGAGTTCGTGCGGCCCTGCAATCTGTGCCCGCATATGCGCCGGATCACTCTGCCGAACATCCGCCGGGCGCTGGAGACCATGGGCCACCAGGTCGAGATCGACCCGGCCGTGGCCGACCGCGCGCGCCTTGCCGTCGAGCGCATGCTCGCCATCCGCTGA
- a CDS encoding NUDIX hydrolase, with the protein MSATPLTRPTADADLPDAPEPGLAIGLSAVIVAVTGDDPKVLTIRHGDGRDSLPSGPLERGHRTLEVGLRSWVERQTLQELGYVEQLYTFGDRDRGEDGGRALSLAYLALVREARPAGDTEAAWQSWYRYFPWEDWRGGRPAVLDSLEHGLRAWAAGAASSRMGEIRAERIALCFGGMGGNEAGWNEERVLERYELLYEAGLVAEALRERGSERAASGPSGVEMREDHRRMLALAIARLRGKIKYRPVVFEVMPPSFTLGQLQRTVEALSGARLHKQNFRRLVEQQRLVEETGETTAETGGRPARLVRFRREVLLERPAPGVRLPGGFGRR; encoded by the coding sequence ATGTCCGCGACGCCGCTCACCCGTCCGACCGCCGACGCCGACCTGCCCGATGCGCCCGAGCCCGGGCTCGCCATCGGCCTGTCGGCGGTGATCGTCGCGGTGACCGGCGACGACCCCAAGGTGCTGACCATCCGCCATGGCGACGGCCGGGATTCGCTGCCCTCCGGCCCGCTGGAGCGCGGCCACCGCACGCTGGAGGTGGGGCTGCGAAGCTGGGTGGAGCGGCAGACGCTGCAGGAGCTCGGCTATGTCGAGCAGCTCTACACCTTCGGCGACCGCGACCGCGGCGAGGACGGCGGTCGCGCGCTCTCGCTGGCCTATCTCGCTCTGGTGCGCGAGGCGCGCCCGGCCGGCGACACGGAGGCCGCCTGGCAGAGCTGGTACCGCTATTTCCCGTGGGAGGACTGGCGCGGCGGCCGGCCGGCGGTGCTCGACAGCCTGGAACACGGGCTGCGCGCCTGGGCGGCGGGGGCGGCGAGCTCGCGCATGGGCGAGATCCGCGCCGAGCGCATCGCGTTGTGCTTCGGCGGCATGGGCGGCAACGAGGCGGGCTGGAACGAGGAGCGGGTGCTGGAGCGCTACGAGCTGCTCTACGAGGCCGGCCTCGTCGCCGAGGCGCTGCGCGAGCGCGGCTCCGAGCGCGCGGCGTCCGGCCCCTCCGGCGTCGAGATGCGCGAGGACCACCGGCGCATGCTGGCGCTCGCCATCGCCCGACTGCGCGGCAAGATCAAATACCGCCCCGTGGTGTTCGAGGTGATGCCGCCGAGCTTCACGCTCGGCCAGCTCCAGCGCACGGTGGAGGCGCTCTCCGGCGCGCGGCTGCACAAGCAGAATTTCCGCCGGCTGGTGGAGCAGCAGCGCCTGGTCGAGGAGACCGGCGAGACCACCGCCGAGACCGGCGGCCGGCCGGCTCGCCTCGTGCGCTTCCGCCGCGAGGTGCTGCTGGAGCGCCCCGCGCCGGGCGTGCGCCTGCCCGGCGGCTTCGGGCGGCGGTGA
- a CDS encoding aldo/keto reductase, giving the protein MSRVVLPGGTRVPALGIGTWMMGERPAARKEETESVRLGVELGLTLVDTAEMYGEGACETFLGEALAGLRDKVFLVSKVYPHNASRAGVVAACERSLKRLKTDHLDLYLLHWRGGVPLAETIIGFEHLKSQGKIRHWGVSNFDTDDMNELYETPGGEGCAVNQVLYNLTRRGPEYDLLPWLEEQEIPLMAYSPIEQGRIKTSGVLAQIAAKHGAKPFQVALAWVLRSPNNIVIPKASRPEHMRENAGARDIKLDNDDLAALDAAFPPPSRKRSLEML; this is encoded by the coding sequence ATGAGCAGAGTGGTTCTTCCCGGCGGGACGCGGGTTCCCGCTCTCGGCATCGGTACATGGATGATGGGCGAGCGCCCCGCCGCGCGGAAGGAGGAGACCGAATCGGTCCGTCTCGGCGTCGAGCTCGGCCTGACGCTGGTCGACACCGCCGAGATGTATGGCGAGGGCGCCTGCGAGACCTTCCTCGGCGAGGCGCTGGCCGGGCTGCGCGACAAGGTGTTCCTCGTCTCCAAGGTCTATCCGCACAATGCCAGCCGCGCCGGCGTCGTCGCCGCCTGCGAGCGCAGCCTGAAGCGGCTGAAGACCGACCATCTCGATCTTTACCTGCTCCATTGGCGCGGCGGCGTGCCGCTGGCCGAGACCATCATCGGCTTCGAGCACCTCAAGAGCCAGGGCAAGATCCGCCACTGGGGCGTGTCGAACTTCGACACCGACGACATGAACGAGCTCTACGAGACCCCCGGCGGCGAGGGCTGCGCGGTCAACCAGGTGCTCTACAACCTCACGAGGCGCGGGCCGGAATATGACCTGCTGCCCTGGTTGGAGGAGCAGGAAATCCCGCTCATGGCCTACAGCCCGATCGAGCAGGGGCGCATCAAGACGAGCGGCGTGCTGGCGCAGATCGCCGCCAAGCACGGCGCGAAGCCCTTCCAGGTCGCGCTCGCCTGGGTGCTGCGCAGCCCGAACAACATCGTCATCCCCAAGGCCTCGCGCCCCGAGCACATGCGCGAGAATGCCGGCGCGCGCGACATCAAGCTCGACAATGACGACCTCGCCGCGCTCGACGCCGCCTTCCCGCCGCCGAGCCGGAAGCGCTCGCTGGAGATGCTGTGA
- a CDS encoding L-aspartate oxidase, with the protein MSHSPENIVVVGGGVAGLATALRLAPMKVTLVVASPLGSDAATGWAQGGIAAAIGDDDRPDFHAIDTLTAGAGLSEPHVARRVAAAAPEAIDWLVGLGTPFDRNANGSLALGLEAAHSRRRIVHADGDGTGRVVLETLAKAARACPSIQVIEAVRATELLLTEGRVAGVAVRDREGRVTALAARAVVLATGGLGGLYASTTNPLGAVGSGLALAARAGAALRDMEFVQFHPTAIAAGADPMPLATEALRGEGAKLLNARGERFMAEVPGQELAPRDVVARAIFAQIAQGHGVVLDARLKDVERRFPGVVALCRANGLDPARAPIPVRPAAHYHMGGIKVDDAGRSTVPGLWACGEVASTGLHGANRLASNSLLEALAYAQWIAADIAGEEAAHSAVPAPVSPRAPSPARAEIRALMDLKVGVVRDAANLEAAARWLGELADRHDDDPSLVALMVTEAALRREESRGGHFRADYPLPATLARHSETTLDALDRREAGEVRRVA; encoded by the coding sequence TTGAGCCATTCGCCTGAGAACATCGTCGTGGTCGGCGGCGGCGTCGCCGGCCTCGCCACCGCGCTGCGGCTCGCGCCCATGAAGGTGACGCTCGTCGTCGCCTCGCCGCTCGGCAGCGACGCCGCCACCGGCTGGGCGCAGGGCGGCATCGCCGCCGCCATCGGCGACGACGACCGGCCGGACTTCCACGCCATCGACACGCTGACCGCTGGCGCGGGCCTGTCCGAGCCGCATGTCGCCCGCCGCGTCGCGGCCGCGGCGCCGGAGGCTATCGACTGGCTGGTCGGCCTCGGCACGCCCTTCGACCGCAATGCCAATGGCAGCCTCGCCCTCGGGCTGGAGGCCGCGCATTCGCGCCGGCGCATCGTCCATGCCGATGGCGACGGCACCGGCCGTGTGGTGCTGGAGACGCTGGCGAAGGCCGCGCGCGCCTGCCCCTCCATCCAGGTGATCGAGGCCGTGCGCGCCACCGAGCTGCTGCTCACTGAGGGCCGCGTCGCCGGCGTCGCGGTGCGCGACCGCGAGGGCCGGGTGACGGCGCTCGCCGCTCGCGCGGTCGTGCTGGCGACCGGCGGACTGGGCGGGCTCTATGCGTCGACCACCAACCCGCTCGGCGCGGTCGGCTCCGGCCTCGCTCTGGCCGCGAGGGCCGGCGCCGCCTTGCGCGACATGGAGTTCGTGCAGTTCCACCCGACCGCCATTGCCGCAGGTGCGGATCCCATGCCGCTCGCCACCGAGGCGTTGCGCGGGGAGGGGGCGAAGCTGCTCAACGCGCGCGGCGAGCGCTTCATGGCCGAGGTGCCGGGGCAGGAACTAGCGCCGCGCGACGTCGTCGCCCGTGCCATCTTCGCGCAGATCGCACAGGGACATGGCGTGGTTCTGGACGCGCGGCTGAAGGACGTCGAGCGCCGCTTCCCCGGCGTGGTGGCGCTGTGCCGCGCCAACGGGCTCGACCCGGCGCGCGCGCCGATCCCGGTGCGGCCGGCGGCGCATTACCATATGGGCGGGATCAAGGTGGATGATGCCGGCCGCTCGACCGTGCCGGGCCTGTGGGCCTGCGGTGAGGTCGCCTCGACCGGGCTGCACGGCGCCAACCGCCTCGCCAGCAACTCGCTGCTGGAGGCGCTCGCCTATGCGCAGTGGATCGCCGCCGACATTGCGGGTGAGGAGGCGGCGCACTCCGCCGTTCCGGCGCCCGTGAGCCCTCGCGCGCCCTCGCCGGCTCGGGCCGAGATCCGCGCGCTGATGGACCTCAAGGTCGGGGTGGTGCGCGACGCCGCGAATCTGGAAGCCGCCGCGCGTTGGCTCGGCGAGCTGGCGGACCGCCATGACGACGACCCGTCGCTGGTGGCGCTGATGGTAACCGAGGCGGCCTTGCGGCGCGAGGAGAGCCGGGGTGGACATTTCCGCGCCGACTATCCCTTGCCGGCGACGCTGGCCCGCCATTCCGAGACCACGCTCGACGCCCTCGACCGCCGCGAGGCCGGCGAGGTGCGGCGGGTGGCCTAG
- a CDS encoding GNAT family acetyltransferase — MDLTLEPALAAEEEAVAALWRECGLTVPYNDPAADFRFALGREASDVLVARQDGRVVATVMVGHDGHRGWLYYVAVAPALQGKGIGAQIVAAGEEWLKARGVVKLQLLVRETNTRVVSFYENLGFEIAPRVVMSKWLDGRE; from the coding sequence ATGGATTTGACGCTGGAGCCGGCCCTCGCCGCGGAGGAGGAAGCCGTCGCTGCGCTGTGGCGGGAATGCGGGTTGACCGTGCCCTATAACGACCCCGCCGCCGATTTCCGCTTCGCTCTCGGCCGCGAGGCGTCCGACGTGCTGGTGGCGCGCCAGGATGGCCGCGTGGTGGCGACGGTGATGGTCGGCCATGACGGCCACCGCGGCTGGCTCTACTACGTCGCCGTCGCCCCGGCGCTGCAGGGCAAGGGCATCGGCGCGCAAATCGTCGCCGCCGGCGAGGAGTGGCTGAAGGCGCGCGGCGTGGTGAAGCTGCAGCTCCTCGTGCGCGAGACCAACACGCGCGTCGTCTCCTTCTACGAGAATCTCGGCTTCGAGATCGCCCCGCGCGTCGTCATGTCGAAATGGCTGGACGGGCGGGAATAG